One Aegilops tauschii subsp. strangulata cultivar AL8/78 chromosome 7, Aet v6.0, whole genome shotgun sequence genomic window carries:
- the LOC109741972 gene encoding uncharacterized protein, producing the protein MAARMTRRPAVFLLLAAALLAVAVQPAAATLHPVDYLALQAVRRALSDLPGSGFFASWDFTGDPCGFAGVSCSGDGRVVTLALGDPRAGAPGLSGAFPSAALARLSALSSLSLVPGRVSGGLSSAVAALPSLRFLALSGNLISGNLPGAFSPALRTVDLSKNSFSGKIPSSLLQIRSLRTLVLSHNSLSGEIPKTVSSPLVHLDLRNNRLSGGVPPLPMTVVYLSLAGNRLSGRVGGVLRRLTRLSFLDLGGNWFSGEVPGEVFSFRIGYLQLRKNAFSGELRPAGWLPSGATVDLSHNALSGRVPAELASAAAVYLNGNKFAGAVPAEIVAAAEGGRMRVLFLQDNFLTGISVRGVPSSAAVCAHWNCVAPPPTVVAACPAKGGRGRRRPPAQCGGRRG; encoded by the coding sequence ATGGCCGCGCGCATGACGCGGCGCCCTGCCGTGTTCCTGCTCCTCGCCGCCGCCCTTCTCGCGGTTGCGGTacagccggcggcagcgacgcTGCATCCGGTGGACTACCTGGCGCTGCAGGCCGTCCGGCGCGCGCTCTCCGACCTGCCGGGCTCCGGCTTCTTCGCTTCGTGGGACTTCACCGGCGACCCCTGCGGCTTCGCGGGGGTCTCCTGCTCCGGCGATGGCCGGGTCGTCACGCTGGCCCTCGGGGACCCGCGAGCCGGCGCGCCGGGCCTCTCGGGCGCATTCCCCTCTGCCGCGCTCGCGCGTCTCTCCGCGCTTAGCTCGCTctcgctcgtccccggccgcgTATCCGGGGGGTTATCCTCCGCCGTCGCGGCGCTCCCGTCGCTCCGCTTCCTCGCTCTGTCTGGGAACCTCATCTCCGGCAACCTCCCCGGAGCATTCTCCCCTGCTCTTCGGACGGTCGATCTCAGCAAGAACTCCTTCTCCGGCAAGATACCCTCGTCGCTGCTCCAAATCAGGAGTCTCCGAACGCTCGTCCTCTCCCACAACTCCCTCTCCGGCGAGATCCCCAAGACAGTGAGTTCGCCGCTGGTCCACCTCGACCTTAGGAACAATCGCCTATCCGGCGGCGTACCGCCGCTCCCGATGACGGTCGTGTACCTCAGTCTCGCTGGGAACAGGCTCTCCGGCCGCGTGGGCGGCGTCCTTCGCAGACTGACGAGGCTGTCGTTTCTTGACCTCGGCGGGAACTGGTTCTCCGGCGAGGTGCCCGGAGAAGTCTTCTCGTTCCGGATTGGGTACCTGCAGCTGCGCAAGAATGCCTTCTCTGGCGAGCTCCGGCCGGCGGGGTGGTTGCCTTCGGGCGCCACGGTGGACCTCAGCCACAACGCGCTATCCGGGCGGGTGCCGGCGGAGCTGGCGAGCGCGGCCGCAGTGTACCTGAACGGGAACAAGTTTGCTGGCGCGGTGCCGGCGGAGattgtggcggcggcggagggcgggCGCATGCGGGTGCTCTTCCTTCAAGACAACTTCCTGACCGGCATCAGCGTGCGCGGCGTGCCGTCGAGCGCAGCGGTATGTGCACACTGGAACTGTGTTGCGCCGCCGCCAACCGTGGTGGCCGCGTGCCCGGCCAAGGGCGGCAGgggccggcgccggccgccggcTCAGTGCGGCGGGAGGAGGGGGTAA
- the LOC109741965 gene encoding uncharacterized protein: protein MSYQQGYPPPGTAAAYPPPGHQQQAYVAPPPAMYQQDQQYPPAGADTTSRGGHGTGGDGFLKGCCAALCCCCLLDACF, encoded by the exons ATGAGCTACCAGCAGG GCTACCCGCCGCCGGGCACTGCAGCAGCGTACCCTCCGCCGGGCCACCAGCAGCAGGCCTacgtcgcgccgccgccggctATGTACCAGCAGGATCAGCAGTACCCTCCTGCCGGCGCCGACACCACCAGCCGCGGCGGACACGGAACCGGCGGCGATGGCTTCTTGAAAGGATG CTGCGCGGcgctctgctgctgctgcctcctCGACGCCTGCTTCTGA
- the LOC109741966 gene encoding uncharacterized protein codes for MSYQQGYPPPGTAAAYPPPGQQQQAYVAPPPSTYPQDQQYPPAGAGADTTSRGGHGHGGDGFLKGCCAALCCCCLLDACF; via the exons ATGAGCTACCAGCAGG GCTACCCACCGCCGGGCACTGCAGCAGCTTACCCTCCGCCGGGCCAGCAGCAGCAGGCCTACGTCGCGCCACCGCCGTCCACCTACCCGCAGGACCAGCAGTACCCTCCCGCCGGCGCTGGCGCCGACACCACCAGCCGCGGCGGACACGGCCACGGCGGCGATGGCTTCTTGAAAGGATG CTGCGCGGCGCTGTGCTGCTGCTGCCTCCTCGACGCCTGCTTCTGA
- the LOC109741969 gene encoding histone-lysine N-methyltransferase ASHR2, translated as MALPNMAGDTLRVADLPGRGRALLAARDILEGEVLLSESPILLYPSSLASLSSYCSACFRSLPPPPHTPCPSCRAAAFCSPACSAASHPRLLCAALSSGLAAAPEAHQEPLLFLLSAYSLQEPSLSAILSLSSAPQGPSPSQQQDAASLHAAVASVAPPHMLPAGFSPDLTAALLSKDRTNSFSILEPYRPDVPLELRKARCCAVYPRASLLNHDCLPNACHFDYADRPGPGNTDIVVRALHGITEGKEVCISYFAANWRYADRQCRLLEDYGFRCECDRCQIESKWKFDDDNDAGDGDDTMEEEHGKEDAEDGGDEGMEQEEGSDGDEDDFPHAFFFVRYLCDREDCYGMLAPLPPLPNGELSHVFECNACGQLKKEEDEDEADTDAGDCSMDQ; from the coding sequence atgGCACTGCCAAACATGGCCGGCGACACGCTCAGGGTAGCCGACCTCCCGGGCCGCGGCCGCGCgctcctcgccgcccgcgacATCCTCGAGGGCGAGGTGCTCCTGTCGGAGTCGCCCATCCTCCTCTACCCGTCCTCGctcgcctccctctcctcctacTGCTCCGCCTGCTTCCGCTCGCTCCCACCACCGCCGCACACCCCCTGCCCTtcctgccgcgccgccgccttctGCTCCCCTGCCTGCTCCGCCGCCTCCCACCCGCGCCTCCTCTGCGCCGCGCTCTCCAgcggcctcgccgccgcccccgagGCGCACCAGGAGCCCCTGCTCTTCCTCCTCTCGGCCTACTCGCTCCAGGAGCCCTCCCTCAGCGCCATCCTCTCTCTCTCCTCGGCTCCGCAAGGTCCCTCCCCGAGCCAGCAGCAGGACGCCGCGAGCCTCCACGCCGCGGTGGCGTCGGTGGCGCCGCCGCACATGCTGCCCGCGGGCTTCTCTCCGGACCTGACGGCGGCCCTCCTCTCCAAGGACCGGACCAACAGCTTCTCCATCCTGGAGCCGTACCGCCCCGACGTGCCGCTGGAGCTCCGCAAGGCGCGGTGCTGCGCGGTGTACCCTCGCGCGTCACTGCTCAACCACGACTGCCTGCCCAATGCTTGCCACTTCGATTACGCCGACAGGCCGGGTCCGGGGAACACGGACATCGTCGTGCGCGCTCTCCATGGCATAACAGAGGGGAAAGAGGTTTGCATCAGCTATTTCGCAGCCAATTGGAGGTATGCTGACCGGCAATGCAGGCTGCTGGAGGATTATGGGTTCCGGTGTGAATGTGATCGGTGTCAGATTGAGAGCAAGTGGAAGTTTGATGACGATAATGATGCCGGTGATGGGGATGACACCATGGAAGAGGAGCATGGCAAGGAGGATGctgaagatggtggtgatgaggGGATGGAGCAGGAGGAAGGGAGTGACGGCGACGAAGACGATTTCCCGCATGCCTTCTTCTTTGTGAGGTATCTGTGTGATCGGGAGGACTGCTATGGCATGCTTGCGCCGTTGCCACCCTTACCGAACGGTGAGCTGTCCCATGTATTTGAGTGCAATGCCTGTGGGCAACTGAAGAAGGAAGAAGACGAGGATGAGGCTGATACTGATGCTGGTGATTGCAGCATGGACCAGTAG